Genomic DNA from Pseudomonas sp. CCC3.1:
AGGCCTCAAGAAGTAATCCATGTGCTCAGGTTCTGTACGAAAACGCCGAATATGACGTTATTCGTGACAGAACCTGAGTAAGGTTGTGCCCTGAGTGTTAAAACCTCACTCCAATGAGAAAGCCTCCGGCGCAACGTGAGTACATGGAAGATGAGTCACCCTTCGCAGTTCAGCTTGCTCGGGAAGCGCCGCTTCCTGCCGTTCTTCGTGACCCAGTCCTTGGGTGCGCTCAATGACAACCTGTTCAAACAATCGCTGATTCTCGCCATCCTTTATAAGCTGAGCATCGAAGGGGACCGTGGGATTTGGGTCAACCTCTGCGCGCTGCTCTTTATAGTGCCGTTCTTTTTATTCTCGGCACTGGCTGGGCAATTTGGTGAAAAGTACCCCAAGGACCAACTGATACGCCTGATCAAGTTGGGCGAAATCGCGATCATGGTGGTCGGAGCCATTGGTTTTGCGTTCGATCATTTGGCATTGATGTTGGTCGCGCTGTTTGCCATGGGCACCCATTCGGCGTTGTTCGGGCCGGTGAAGTATTCGATTTTGCCGCAGACCCTGCATGAAGATGAGCTGGTGGGCGGCAACGGCCTGGTGGAAATGGGCACCTTTCTGTCGATTCTGGCAGGCACCATTGGCGCCGGAATCATGCTCTCGTCGAGCAATTACACGGTCATTGTGTCGGTGGTGATCATTTCGGTCGCCGTGCTCGGTTATCTGTCCAGTCGTGCCATTCCACGAGCACCGGCTGATACGCCGGATTTGCGCCTTAACTGGAACATTTTCAGCGAGTCCTGGGCTACGTTGCGCATGGGCTTGAATCAGACGCCTGCGGTGTCGCGATCTGTCGTCGGCAACTCCTGGTTCTGGTTTGTCGGTGCGATTTATCTCACGCAAATCCCGGCCTACGCCAAAGAGTGGCTGTACGGCGATGAAACCGTGGTCACGCTGATTCTTACGGTCTTTTCGGTCGGTATTGCCTTGGGCTCGATGCTGTGTGAAAAACTCTCGGGGCGTAAAGTCGAAATCGGTCTGGTGCCGTTTGGCTCGTTCGGCCTGACGGTGTTTGGTCTGCTGCTGTGGTGGCACTCGGGGCATATGCCACAAAACATCCAGGCCAATGACTGGCTCGGTGTGCTGGGTTTCAGCCAGGCGTGGTGGGTGCTGTTTGATATTCTCGGGCTCGGCGTGTTCGGTGGTTTCTATATTGTGCCGCTGTATGCGCTGATTCAGTCGCGTACCGCTGAAAACGAACGCGCCCGGGTGATTGCAGCCAACAACATCCTCAATGCGTTGTTTATGGTGGTGTCGGCCATCGTCACCATCCTGCTGCTGAGTGTGGCCAAGCTGACGATTCCCGAGTTGTTTCTGGTGGTGTCGTTGCTGAACATCGCGGTTAACACCTACATCTTCAAAATCGTTCCCGAATTCAGCATGCGCTTCATGATTTGGCTGCTCAGCCATTCCATGTACCGCGTGCAGCACAAAAACCTGGAAGCGATTCCGGATGAAGGCGCGGCCTTGTTGGCGTGCAACCACGTGTCGTTTGTCGATGCGCTCTTGATAGGCGGCGCAGTACGTCGGCCGATTCGCTTTGTGATGTATTACAAAATCTACAACCTGCCGGTGCTCAACTTTATCTTCCGCACCGCCGGTACGATTCCGATTGCTGGACGTGCTGAAGATGAAGTGATTTATGAGCGGGCATTCAAGAAGATTGCCGAGTACCTGAACGATGGCGAACTGGTGTGCATCTTTCCCGAGGGCAAGCTGACCAGCGATGGCCAGATCAGTGAGTTCAAGGCGGGGATGACGCGCATTCTGGAGCAGACGCCGGTGCCGGTGATTCCGATGGCGTTGCAAGGCTTGTGGGGCAGTTTCTTCAGCCGTGACCCGAACAAGGGTGTGTTTCATCGACTGTGGTCACGGGTAACGCTGGTGGCCGGAGCGCCGATAGCGGCCAGCGAAGCCACGCAAAAGCGGCTGCGTGAGCGGGTGATCGAATTGCGTGGCGATGTGCTCTGACTTGATGACTGGAGCGAGCTTGCCTCGCGATCTTTTGATCTTTTGATCTTTTAAAGATCGCGAGGCAACAGTTTTGCGTGGTTAGGCGCTCATCTTCAGGCCGACCAGGCCAGCAATAATCAGTGCCACGCTGGCCAGTCGGAACAGTGCCATGGACTCACCAAACAGAATGATTCCGGCGATCACCGTGCCGACTGCGCCAACGCCTGTCCAGATCGCGTAGGCGGTGCCCAGCGGAAGTTCTTTCATCGCCAGGCCGAGCAGGCCAAGGCTGATGGCCATGGCGGCAATCGTCAGCGCCGTTGGCAGGGGTCGGCTGAAACCGTCGGTGTACTTCAGGCCGACGGCCCAGCCAACTTCGAACAGACCGGCGAAAAACAGAATAATCCAGGACATGCTTGCCTCCATCAATTGATGGGGTCGTCCCCAGATTTATCACTCGATGAGTCGCGGGGTCGTCCCCGCAGTGCGCATTATAGTGCCCACGATTTTTCTGACGATCAACCCCGAATTTTCAGTCGATGGCAGGTTTTTCCGCCGCTAAACGATCCTCTTTTTCGCTCATTCGACGGAAGTACGTCGACAGCAGCGCGCCCGAGATGTTGTGCCACACGCTGAACAGCGCGCTGGGCACGGCCGCCAGCGGCGAAAAGTGTGCGCTGGCCAATGCGGCACCCAGCCCTGAGTTCTGCATGCCGACTTCCAGCGCCAGTGATTTGCGTTGCGCCAACGGCAGTTTGAACAGGCGCCCGGTAAAGTAGCCGAGCAAGTAGCCAAAGCTGTTATGCAGCATGACCACGGCCATGATCAGCAGGCCCGACTTGGCGATTTGTGCCTGGCTGGCAGCGACTACAGCGGCGACGATAATCACAATGCTGATCACCGAAACCAGCGGCAGCACGTCGACCGCAAAACGGACCCGCGCGCCCAGCAGGCGCTGAGCCAAAACCCCGAGCACAATGGGTAGCAACACCACTTGCAGAATCGA
This window encodes:
- a CDS encoding MFS transporter, giving the protein MSHPSQFSLLGKRRFLPFFVTQSLGALNDNLFKQSLILAILYKLSIEGDRGIWVNLCALLFIVPFFLFSALAGQFGEKYPKDQLIRLIKLGEIAIMVVGAIGFAFDHLALMLVALFAMGTHSALFGPVKYSILPQTLHEDELVGGNGLVEMGTFLSILAGTIGAGIMLSSSNYTVIVSVVIISVAVLGYLSSRAIPRAPADTPDLRLNWNIFSESWATLRMGLNQTPAVSRSVVGNSWFWFVGAIYLTQIPAYAKEWLYGDETVVTLILTVFSVGIALGSMLCEKLSGRKVEIGLVPFGSFGLTVFGLLLWWHSGHMPQNIQANDWLGVLGFSQAWWVLFDILGLGVFGGFYIVPLYALIQSRTAENERARVIAANNILNALFMVVSAIVTILLLSVAKLTIPELFLVVSLLNIAVNTYIFKIVPEFSMRFMIWLLSHSMYRVQHKNLEAIPDEGAALLACNHVSFVDALLIGGAVRRPIRFVMYYKIYNLPVLNFIFRTAGTIPIAGRAEDEVIYERAFKKIAEYLNDGELVCIFPEGKLTSDGQISEFKAGMTRILEQTPVPVIPMALQGLWGSFFSRDPNKGVFHRLWSRVTLVAGAPIAASEATQKRLRERVIELRGDVL
- the sugE gene encoding quaternary ammonium compound efflux SMR transporter SugE encodes the protein MSWIILFFAGLFEVGWAVGLKYTDGFSRPLPTALTIAAMAISLGLLGLAMKELPLGTAYAIWTGVGAVGTVIAGIILFGESMALFRLASVALIIAGLVGLKMSA